The Nostoc cf. commune SO-36 genomic sequence TTCAGCCCCAACAGTTTGGTTCCTTTAGGGATGGTTGTAGAATCTGTCCCTTCTATTGGGCCTGCTAACAAGCTTTGGAAAGCTGCTTCTAAAGGCTGGTTGGGTCGTATAGAAGCGACTCTAACAGGTTGGGGGACTAAAGTAACATTTTTATCTGTTGATCTTAGCCAATAAACGTTAGGGGTTTGCTCATTAGCTGGCTGCCTAGTTGATGGCTGTGTTGGCTGTTCGATGCGCCCAGAGGGGTTTGATGGTATGGGTGTATTGTTGGATTGGGAAGTAAACCAAGCCACACCGCCACCCACCGCTAAAACCACTGCTGACACGGCTGCAATTGCGCCTGAAGAAATACGATTAGATCCTTGTTGGTCTTTCATGTTCAAAACTTTCCTAACTGAGGGCTGATATGGTAGTTATGTGAGGAGCAGCCTGGTTAAAGACGATACTTATAAGTGAAGAGTTTCCCATAACTGGGAGGAGACTTGATGGCTCAAAATACAACATTAGTCCCGTGACTCCCTAACTCAATTCTAGAATTTTTACTTCTAATCCGTCACCTGTCAAATTATGTAAATCTCATTCTTTCTAGAGATGATCGAAAATTAAATTTACAAAGCAGAGGAGGCGGAGTATTTCTCATAAAAGACACTCCGCGAAACTCTGCGCTTCCCTTTGCGTTTAATCTTTACCCTCTATTGCTTCCGTAATCCATTGTTTGAGCGTAGTTGTAACTTCATCAATGACGATTTCTTGAGATTTACGGGTGGCTCTTTCTACAACTTCAACTTTGCCATTAGCGATCGCGCGTCCCGTTACAATTCTATAAGGTATACCAATCAAGTCAGCATCTTTAAATTTCACTCCCGCCCTTTCATCACGGTCATCGAGTAGGGTTTCAATTCCTGCTTGATTGAGTTCTGTGTAAAGTTTTTGGGCGATTTCGATTTGTTGAGCATCCTTAATGTTAGGAATTGTGACGATCGCGTGATAAGGTGCGATCGCAACTGGCCAAATAATCCCATCTTTATCGTAAGATTGCTCTACGGCAGCTTGGGCTAACCGTGACACGCCTACACCGAAACAACCCATATATAGCGGCTTTTCTTCACCCTGTTCATTGGTATAAGTTGCACCCATCGCTTGGGAATATTTAGTACCTAATTGGAAGATGTGACCGGCTTCAATTCCACGGGCGCTTTGTAAGGTCTGTTCTGGGTTATGGATGGCGCGATCGCCTGGTCTAGCCTTACGAATATCTACTACTCGGTCTGGTAACTTAAATTGCTCACCCCAATTAGCACCAACTACGTGATAACCAGCTTCATTCGCGCCTGTAACAAAGTTTTTTAAATCAACGGCTGTTTGATCCACCAAGCGTAAAAACTTGGGATGAATCTGTTTATTAGCAGCAATATACTCATCTCCGATATCTGGCGCAATGTAGCCTAAAGGCAGGGATTTAGCTGTCCATGCTTGCTGGGCTTCTACATTTGGTACATTCAAACTAATAATAGTTTTAGCACCATATTCAGAAGCTAATTTGGTCAATTCATTTTGCAACTTGACTTCATTAACTTCCTGATCCCCTCGAATGCTCACCAAAACTAACACCGTTATACCATTATCATAAACTGTCTGATAAAGGACATTTTTCACCAATTGAGTCGGAGAAGAAGTGAGAAGTTGACAAACCTTTTCAATCGTCTCTGTTCCAGGTGTAGCGCGTTTTTCATAGGTTGTAAACCGTGAGATTTCTGCGTCAATTGGTAAAGAAACAGCCTTTTCTACGTTAGCGGCGTATTTACCATCCTCAGTGTAGAGAACTTCATCTTCACCAGCTTCTGCCAAAACCATAAATTCTGTGGAACCAGAACCGCCAATTGCACCAGAATCGGCTTCCACTGCCCGAAAAGCTAAACCAGAACGCCGTAGGATATTGCTGTAGGCTTTATACATATCCTGGTAAGTTTCTTTGAGGCTGGCTTCATCGGTATGGAACGAGTAGCCGTCCTTCATGATAAACTCCCGTCCGCGCATTAAACCAAAGCGGGGGCGAATTTCATCGCGGAACTTGGTTTGAATTTGGTAGAGATGTAGGGGTAACTGACGATAAGAGCGAATCATATCACGAGCGATCGCTGTGATTACTTCTTCATGAGTTGGGCCTAATCCTAATTGTTGTTCACGGC encodes the following:
- a CDS encoding GerMN domain-containing protein, whose product is MKDQQGSNRISSGAIAAVSAVVLAVGGGVAWFTSQSNNTPIPSNPSGRIEQPTQPSTRQPANEQTPNVYWLRSTDKNVTLVPQPVRVASIRPNQPLEAAFQSLLAGPIEGTDSTTIPKGTKLLGLKAENDEVHVNLSEDFTSGGGSTSMMGRVGQVVYTATTLNPKAKVYIDVNGKPLDVLGGEGVELQQPLTREQFQKNYPL
- a CDS encoding proline--tRNA ligase — encoded protein: MRLSQMLFVTLRDDPADAEIPSHKLLLRAGYIRRIGSGLYAYLPLMWRVLQKVSQIVREEMNATGAQECLLPQLQPADLWKESGRWDTYTKAEGIMFSLIDRREQQLGLGPTHEEVITAIARDMIRSYRQLPLHLYQIQTKFRDEIRPRFGLMRGREFIMKDGYSFHTDEASLKETYQDMYKAYSNILRRSGLAFRAVEADSGAIGGSGSTEFMVLAEAGEDEVLYTEDGKYAANVEKAVSLPIDAEISRFTTYEKRATPGTETIEKVCQLLTSSPTQLVKNVLYQTVYDNGITVLVLVSIRGDQEVNEVKLQNELTKLASEYGAKTIISLNVPNVEAQQAWTAKSLPLGYIAPDIGDEYIAANKQIHPKFLRLVDQTAVDLKNFVTGANEAGYHVVGANWGEQFKLPDRVVDIRKARPGDRAIHNPEQTLQSARGIEAGHIFQLGTKYSQAMGATYTNEQGEEKPLYMGCFGVGVSRLAQAAVEQSYDKDGIIWPVAIAPYHAIVTIPNIKDAQQIEIAQKLYTELNQAGIETLLDDRDERAGVKFKDADLIGIPYRIVTGRAIANGKVEVVERATRKSQEIVIDEVTTTLKQWITEAIEGKD